One window from the genome of Gimesia aquarii encodes:
- a CDS encoding DUF1501 domain-containing protein: MLNIFDQSASKFCNQVSRRNFIKVGALGLGGLSLPQVLKAKKQSGKSSSHKSIIMIYLPGGPPHQDMYDLKTDAPAEVRGEFKPISTNVPDIRICEHLPGLARIADKCVFVNSLVGSVGQHASFQCMTGHNSVNQPAGGWPELGSALSHLKGNPRAISPAYVNLSPRMQHTPYNFGKNSFLGMAHTPFNPNGEMKGDMTLNGITLDRLHDRKSLLNSFDQFRRDADSSGAMQGLDSFNEQAFGVLTSGGLVEALDLSKEDSAIRERYGKGTEKKQGDAAPRLNEQFLLARRLVEAGARVVTLSYSFWDWHSSNFKRAKENFPDFDQAITALIEDLHQRGMAEDTTVIAWGEFGRTPMINKQGGRDHWPRVCNALLAGGGMKTGQVIGTTDRLGGEAKDRPVHFQEVFATLYHNMGIDVQQLTLPDHAGRPQYLVDSGYLPLAEVI; this comes from the coding sequence ATGCTGAATATTTTTGATCAGTCTGCCAGCAAATTTTGCAATCAAGTATCGCGTCGGAATTTCATTAAAGTAGGGGCACTTGGTCTGGGCGGTCTTAGCTTGCCTCAGGTCCTCAAAGCTAAGAAGCAGTCGGGCAAAAGCAGCTCTCACAAATCCATCATCATGATTTATCTGCCGGGTGGGCCGCCGCATCAGGATATGTATGATCTCAAAACGGATGCACCCGCTGAAGTGCGTGGCGAATTCAAACCTATTTCGACCAATGTACCTGACATTCGCATTTGTGAACATCTTCCCGGGCTGGCCCGGATTGCGGACAAATGTGTGTTTGTAAATTCGCTCGTCGGTTCGGTAGGTCAGCACGCATCGTTCCAATGTATGACCGGACACAACTCGGTCAACCAACCCGCGGGCGGTTGGCCCGAATTGGGGTCCGCATTGTCACACTTGAAAGGGAATCCTCGGGCGATCTCACCCGCTTATGTCAATCTTTCGCCTCGGATGCAGCACACTCCTTATAACTTCGGAAAGAACAGTTTCCTGGGCATGGCTCATACACCCTTCAATCCGAACGGCGAAATGAAGGGTGACATGACACTCAATGGCATTACATTAGATCGTTTGCATGATCGGAAAAGTCTACTAAATAGTTTTGATCAGTTTCGGCGTGATGCCGACAGTAGCGGGGCAATGCAGGGGCTCGATTCGTTCAACGAACAGGCCTTCGGTGTTCTTACTTCAGGGGGCTTGGTTGAAGCGCTCGATCTTTCAAAAGAAGACTCGGCGATTCGTGAACGTTACGGTAAAGGGACAGAAAAAAAACAAGGGGACGCCGCACCACGACTAAACGAACAATTTCTTCTGGCACGACGGCTTGTCGAAGCCGGGGCGCGCGTTGTGACTCTAAGTTATAGTTTCTGGGACTGGCATAGTAGTAATTTCAAACGGGCGAAAGAAAATTTTCCTGACTTCGATCAGGCAATTACAGCGCTCATCGAGGACTTGCATCAACGTGGCATGGCGGAAGACACGACCGTCATCGCCTGGGGCGAGTTTGGGCGTACTCCTATGATTAACAAACAGGGGGGGCGTGATCACTGGCCGCGCGTTTGCAATGCTTTGCTCGCCGGTGGTGGCATGAAAACGGGTCAGGTTATTGGCACCACCGATCGCCTGGGCGGCGAGGCGAAAGATCGTCCCGTACATTTTCAGGAAGTCTTCGCGACACTCTATCACAATATGGGAATCGACGTGCAGCAATTAACATTACCTGATCACGCCGGTCGACCCCAATACCTGGTCGACAGCGGTTATCTACCACTGGCCGAAGTCATCTGA
- a CDS encoding GAF domain-containing protein — protein sequence MMTVIESPCKLEEPSNDMLANLFSGLTEQVLQGETLDAVLNSIYESFQSVLPFNRIGCALLDETGELVISRWCRSDNNVMLGKNFSAPLKGSSLQFVLEQKRPRILNNLQEYLQKHPHSESTRLIVNEGIRSSFTFPLTVEGHSVGFLFFSSIEINAYSEAHLALFNEIAGLLSLAILTASQRDRFARSNSEYIDLLNRLVSSVCPRSEHVIRLVSDLAQVLNPEYVNQYEAAAILIEARDIISTNDDQERREISDIINKISDLETVSRIINLYDKQSDLVPLIKDIIRNEPLALAANLIRIVRQYKVLENAHSSNHLPFEHLRREPEIFASFIVDELERAIVESVSKTTRRVMIKELTDGMIFKEHVVASDGAILVSSNHIVDKHTRRRLKNYGNYGIRVMEPLVVSCEPDKSKKSNTRGAKIDHQRLCTTAR from the coding sequence ATGATGACTGTAATTGAATCACCATGTAAATTAGAAGAACCTTCAAATGACATGCTCGCAAACTTGTTTTCCGGGTTAACAGAACAAGTCTTGCAAGGGGAAACGCTGGATGCAGTGTTGAATTCCATTTATGAAAGTTTCCAGTCTGTATTACCGTTCAACCGAATCGGCTGTGCTTTGCTCGACGAAACGGGAGAACTTGTTATTTCACGTTGGTGCCGTTCTGATAACAACGTAATGCTCGGTAAAAACTTTAGTGCTCCACTTAAAGGATCTTCACTCCAATTTGTTTTGGAGCAGAAACGCCCCAGAATACTAAATAACCTTCAAGAGTATCTTCAAAAACATCCCCACTCTGAATCAACACGTTTGATCGTAAATGAAGGTATTCGATCTTCGTTCACATTTCCGCTGACTGTCGAAGGACATAGTGTTGGATTCCTGTTCTTTTCGAGCATCGAGATTAACGCATACTCAGAAGCCCACCTTGCGTTGTTCAATGAAATCGCTGGTTTGCTTTCGCTGGCAATTCTTACAGCTTCACAGCGTGACCGGTTTGCCAGGTCAAACAGCGAATATATTGATTTGCTCAATCGACTTGTCAGTTCTGTCTGTCCACGCTCGGAACATGTCATTCGATTAGTTAGCGATTTAGCACAAGTGCTGAATCCTGAGTACGTCAATCAATATGAAGCTGCTGCCATACTGATTGAGGCTCGTGACATTATTTCTACAAATGATGATCAAGAACGCAGAGAAATCTCAGATATCATAAATAAGATCTCTGATCTGGAGACTGTTTCTCGAATCATTAATCTTTACGATAAGCAGAGTGACCTTGTGCCATTGATTAAAGACATCATTCGAAACGAGCCACTCGCGCTTGCCGCAAATCTGATCAGAATAGTGCGACAATACAAAGTCCTCGAAAATGCCCATTCCTCAAATCATTTGCCATTCGAGCACTTACGAAGAGAACCAGAGATATTTGCTTCCTTTATTGTGGATGAACTGGAACGAGCTATCGTCGAGTCGGTTAGTAAAACTACCCGCCGTGTCATGATTAAAGAGTTAACCGATGGTATGATCTTCAAAGAACATGTTGTCGCTTCGGATGGTGCAATTCTCGTTTCATCGAATCACATAGTTGACAAACACACCAGGCGACGCCTGAAGAATTATGGAAACTATGGTATTCGAGTAATGGAACCCTTAGTAGTAAGCTGTGAACCAGACAAATCTAAGAAGAGCAATACGCGTGGAGCTAAGATAGACCACCAAAGGTTGTGTACTACGGCTCGTTGA
- a CDS encoding NAD-dependent epimerase/dehydratase family protein, whose product MSKRILITGGAGYLGSIAVPHLLAKGHQITVIDNFLFKQNSLAHVCIDPNFNVINGDARNPDVVLPELKKADIVIPLAALVGAPICKKDPVGASTLNKDAIYMIFDHLSKAQWIIMPTTNSAYGTGDENNFCTEESPLNPISLYAVEKVEVEKRLLEHENSISFRLATVFGMAPRMRIDLLVNDFVYRAVHDRAVVLFESAFKRNYIHVRDVARAFEHGINHFDEMKGEIFNVGLSDANLSKKELCEAIAKHISDFVFIDAPIGEDPDQRNYIVSNEKIESQGYHPAFSLDMGIQELIKGYQMIKNNLYSNI is encoded by the coding sequence ATGAGTAAACGGATTTTGATTACTGGTGGAGCAGGCTATCTAGGTTCGATTGCAGTACCACATTTATTGGCAAAAGGACACCAGATTACAGTAATCGACAATTTTCTTTTCAAACAAAACTCATTAGCCCATGTTTGTATCGATCCAAATTTCAATGTGATTAACGGTGATGCGCGTAATCCGGATGTTGTGCTTCCGGAATTAAAAAAAGCAGACATTGTGATTCCACTGGCAGCGCTAGTTGGTGCACCGATTTGTAAAAAAGATCCTGTCGGGGCTTCGACATTGAACAAAGATGCCATCTACATGATTTTTGATCATCTGTCAAAAGCGCAATGGATCATTATGCCGACTACTAACAGTGCCTATGGAACGGGGGATGAAAACAACTTTTGCACAGAAGAATCTCCACTAAACCCGATCAGCCTGTATGCTGTCGAAAAAGTCGAAGTCGAAAAACGGTTACTGGAACACGAAAATTCAATCAGCTTTCGATTAGCAACCGTGTTTGGCATGGCTCCGCGAATGCGTATAGATCTATTAGTAAACGACTTTGTTTATCGTGCAGTTCACGACCGAGCGGTTGTGCTTTTTGAATCCGCTTTCAAGCGAAATTACATTCATGTCCGAGATGTGGCTCGTGCTTTTGAACACGGCATTAATCATTTTGATGAAATGAAAGGTGAGATTTTTAACGTAGGTCTCTCTGATGCCAATCTATCCAAAAAAGAGTTATGCGAAGCGATCGCAAAGCATATTTCGGATTTTGTGTTTATTGATGCTCCTATTGGAGAAGACCCGGATCAGCGAAATTATATCGTATCAAATGAAAAAATTGAATCGCAAGGATATCATCCTGCTTTCAGTCTTGATATGGGAATTCAAGAGCTGATCAAGGGCTACCAGATGATCAAGAACAATCTCTACTCCAATATCTAG
- a CDS encoding ABC transporter ATP-binding protein: MAHISAYSVGLHFPIIGAGDRSVKNSILNFATGGKITKGSGTMLVTGLEDVTFELHDGDRLGLIGHNGAGKSTLLKVLAGIYHPTDGKVSVEGRIVSTLNITLGFELEATGYENIFLRGRLLGLKGDEINSKLDEIAEFTELGRYLDLPVRVYSSGMLMRLAFAIMTSLESDILLMDEVIGTGDARFIHKAEKRLNEFMNKAKIMVIASHSDEVIREFCNKALLLRNGTPYAMGGVEEILSVYQSDDYQN, translated from the coding sequence ATGGCTCACATTAGTGCATATAGTGTTGGCTTGCATTTTCCGATTATCGGTGCAGGGGACCGGTCTGTTAAAAACTCAATTTTGAATTTTGCAACGGGAGGCAAAATCACTAAGGGTAGTGGCACAATGCTGGTTACCGGACTGGAAGATGTTACTTTTGAACTGCACGATGGTGACCGCCTAGGACTGATCGGACACAATGGTGCCGGGAAATCAACCTTGCTAAAAGTACTTGCTGGAATTTATCATCCTACCGATGGAAAAGTGAGTGTAGAAGGGCGCATCGTATCCACTCTCAATATCACTTTGGGCTTTGAACTGGAAGCGACTGGCTATGAAAACATATTTCTGCGGGGGCGCCTGTTAGGATTAAAGGGCGATGAAATCAATTCGAAGCTCGATGAAATCGCAGAGTTTACCGAGTTAGGAAGATATTTAGATTTACCGGTCCGGGTGTATTCATCAGGGATGTTAATGCGACTGGCGTTTGCTATTATGACCTCGCTCGAATCGGACATCTTACTCATGGATGAAGTAATAGGCACAGGTGACGCTCGCTTTATTCATAAGGCAGAGAAAAGACTGAATGAGTTTATGAATAAAGCAAAGATCATGGTTATCGCATCGCACTCAGATGAAGTCATTAGAGAATTTTGTAATAAGGCTCTGTTGCTGAGAAACGGAACCCCCTATGCGATGGGAGGAGTAGAGGAAATTCTTTCTGTTTATCAATCGGATGATTATCAGAATTAA
- a CDS encoding nucleotidyltransferase family protein, with product MEAIVLSGGLGTRLRSVVSDLPKPMAPISGKPFLEYQLNYWITQGVDRFILAVSYKSECITQYFGNSFRGVPIDYSFEDQPLGTGGAIREAMQYLSKQDIFLLLNGDTFFDVPLSELKDFHKSYNATLTFSCYEMEKNERYTGILIDTNNKVTALNAEVIVGNQQSIKINGGVYLVDCEAIKPYFVDQDKKHSFEQKILPSLVADHNAVALTHHGYFIDIGIPSDFERAQTEILKRIK from the coding sequence ATGGAAGCAATCGTTTTAAGTGGTGGATTAGGAACCAGATTACGGAGTGTCGTCTCTGATCTTCCCAAGCCAATGGCCCCCATTTCAGGAAAGCCTTTTTTAGAATACCAGTTGAATTATTGGATCACACAAGGGGTTGATCGATTTATCCTGGCAGTGTCCTATAAATCAGAGTGCATTACACAATATTTTGGGAACTCCTTTCGAGGAGTACCAATTGATTATTCGTTTGAAGACCAACCATTGGGAACAGGTGGTGCAATTCGTGAAGCGATGCAATATCTTTCGAAGCAGGACATTTTTCTATTATTGAATGGCGACACTTTTTTTGACGTACCATTGAGCGAACTTAAAGATTTTCATAAATCATATAATGCTACACTAACTTTTTCCTGTTACGAAATGGAAAAAAATGAGCGTTATACTGGCATTCTGATTGATACAAACAATAAAGTTACAGCATTAAATGCGGAAGTGATCGTAGGAAATCAACAAAGCATTAAAATTAATGGAGGAGTCTATTTGGTAGATTGCGAAGCAATCAAACCTTATTTTGTGGATCAGGATAAGAAGCATTCGTTTGAGCAAAAAATACTGCCCAGTCTTGTCGCCGATCATAATGCGGTTGCGTTAACCCATCATGGGTACTTTATTGATATCGGAATTCCTAGTGACTTCGAGCGGGCACAAACGGAAATCTTAAAGCGAATCAAATGA
- the wecB gene encoding non-hydrolyzing UDP-N-acetylglucosamine 2-epimerase: MKILVIFGTRPEAIKMSSVVREFTAQPKIDTKVCVTAQHREMLDQVLDLFEIKPDYDLGIMSPNQSLTTITSRILTGLEPILKEFQPDTVLVHGDTSTTFAASLAAYYQQIRIGHVEAGLRTNNIYSPWPEEANRKLTSVLTDYHFAPTSAARDNLLRENVPSEKIHVTGNTVIDALLHVLDKIKSDGSLTQEIQHLLPEIDIRKRLILVTGHRRENFGTGFEDICKALATLASKYPGVQIIYPVHLNPNVQEPVNRLLNNYENICLIKPLDYLPFVYLMNQSYFILTDSGGIQEEAPSLGKPVLVMRETTERPEAVKAGTVKLVGTNFEKIVYEASALLNSDSYYQSMSQAHNPYGDGLASKRIADFISSIN; the protein is encoded by the coding sequence ATGAAAATACTTGTTATATTTGGGACCCGGCCAGAGGCAATCAAGATGTCTTCTGTCGTCAGGGAGTTTACAGCTCAGCCTAAGATAGACACCAAAGTATGTGTCACTGCACAACATCGTGAAATGCTAGATCAAGTCTTGGACTTATTTGAAATAAAGCCAGATTATGATCTAGGTATCATGTCTCCTAATCAGTCATTAACGACGATTACTTCCCGGATCCTGACAGGCTTGGAGCCGATACTGAAGGAGTTTCAGCCCGATACTGTTCTTGTCCATGGAGATACCAGCACTACCTTCGCAGCAAGTCTTGCCGCATATTACCAGCAAATTCGGATTGGTCATGTGGAAGCTGGTCTGAGAACCAATAACATTTACTCGCCTTGGCCTGAAGAAGCAAACAGAAAACTGACAAGTGTTTTAACGGATTATCATTTTGCCCCCACGAGCGCAGCCAGGGATAATTTACTACGGGAAAACGTACCTTCAGAGAAGATTCATGTCACTGGCAATACTGTTATCGATGCTTTACTCCATGTTCTGGACAAAATTAAATCTGATGGTTCATTAACTCAGGAAATACAGCACTTGCTTCCTGAAATCGATATCAGAAAACGCTTGATTCTTGTAACAGGGCATCGTCGTGAAAATTTTGGAACTGGCTTTGAGGATATCTGCAAAGCACTCGCTACACTGGCATCAAAGTACCCGGGCGTGCAAATTATTTACCCGGTTCACCTGAATCCCAATGTTCAAGAACCTGTCAATCGATTGCTTAACAATTATGAAAATATCTGTCTGATTAAGCCTCTTGACTATTTACCATTTGTATATTTAATGAATCAATCATATTTCATCCTAACTGATTCTGGTGGCATCCAGGAAGAAGCGCCTTCTCTGGGAAAACCAGTCTTGGTTATGCGAGAAACTACAGAGAGACCGGAAGCCGTTAAGGCAGGTACGGTGAAACTGGTAGGAACCAATTTTGAAAAAATTGTCTACGAAGCTTCAGCGTTACTCAACTCTGATTCTTATTACCAATCAATGTCTCAAGCCCACAATCCCTATGGCGATGGCCTAGCGAGTAAACGGATTGCTGACTTTATAAGTTCAATAAATTAG
- a CDS encoding ABC transporter permease — protein MKNRSLLALNDFVDVFKSFRLCFFLAWFDIRIRYRRSKIGPFWITISMAIFIVALGAVYSKLFNMKAEEYMPNLAAGYLFWTLMATALSESPTIFIENGSYLKDMKINLLVLVVRALTRNFIIFLHNAVFIAGVCLYFGIWPQWQMLFVIPGVFLVLINLFWITLVFGILGARYRDLAPIIQSMVQVLFFVSPITWLPKLVGTNSWILKLNPIAYFLDLTRSPTLNISPVPSSWLVTIGIGIFGLVVAFILFAYKRERIVFWI, from the coding sequence ATGAAAAACCGAAGTCTGCTTGCATTAAACGATTTTGTTGATGTTTTCAAATCTTTCCGGCTATGTTTTTTTCTGGCATGGTTTGATATTCGGATTCGATATCGAAGATCCAAAATTGGTCCCTTTTGGATCACGATCAGTATGGCAATATTTATCGTTGCGCTGGGAGCCGTCTATTCCAAGCTATTTAACATGAAAGCCGAAGAATATATGCCCAACCTGGCTGCCGGCTATTTGTTTTGGACCTTGATGGCAACTGCACTGAGTGAGTCTCCGACGATCTTCATTGAGAATGGGTCTTATCTCAAAGACATGAAAATCAATCTTCTAGTTCTGGTTGTTCGAGCGCTGACCAGAAACTTTATTATCTTTTTGCATAATGCGGTCTTTATCGCTGGGGTCTGTCTGTATTTCGGGATCTGGCCACAATGGCAGATGCTCTTCGTCATTCCCGGTGTGTTTCTGGTATTGATTAACCTCTTCTGGATCACTCTGGTGTTCGGCATCTTAGGAGCGAGGTATCGTGATCTGGCTCCCATTATTCAGAGTATGGTGCAGGTGCTCTTTTTCGTCTCGCCCATTACATGGCTTCCCAAGTTGGTTGGTACAAATAGTTGGATCCTTAAATTAAACCCAATCGCTTATTTTCTAGATCTGACACGCTCGCCTACATTAAATATAAGTCCAGTACCGAGTTCTTGGCTTGTTACAATAGGGATCGGAATATTCGGATTGGTAGTGGCTTTCATACTCTTTGCTTATAAGCGCGAACGAATTGTATTCTGGATTTGA
- a CDS encoding GNAT family N-acetyltransferase, translated as MPDVVPRIRRAQPQECTTISALGIRSKAFWNYSPQMMATFRSELTLLAEDIQKRRVYVITIDKTIVGYYSLREIDLKAIELEHLFVDPDCLKRGFGSQMFHHAMDVIKSEGFTRLVIQSDPNASGFYEKLGVPLVKRIPSSIPGRSIPCFEKILQAD; from the coding sequence ATGCCAGATGTAGTTCCCCGCATTCGACGTGCTCAACCACAAGAATGCACAACGATCAGTGCGTTAGGCATACGATCCAAAGCATTCTGGAACTACTCGCCACAAATGATGGCAACGTTTCGTAGCGAACTCACCCTGTTAGCCGAAGACATCCAGAAACGACGCGTTTATGTGATAACAATCGACAAGACTATTGTTGGTTACTATTCACTGCGTGAGATCGACTTGAAAGCCATCGAGCTCGAACACTTGTTCGTCGATCCTGATTGCTTGAAACGTGGTTTTGGTTCGCAGATGTTTCACCACGCGATGGATGTGATCAAATCCGAGGGGTTTACCCGCTTGGTGATTCAAAGCGATCCCAACGCTTCCGGTTTTTACGAAAAATTGGGTGTTCCATTGGTGAAAAGAATTCCATCAAGCATACCAGGCCGTTCGATTCCTTGTTTTGAAAAGATCCTCCAGGCAGATTAA
- a CDS encoding FkbM family methyltransferase, with translation MRNALKTLALKVPGISKLAFDHQRISRLESTLTSLQNNQGSTHAANIPQLWQGFDQYETSVVLALRDLISPGELVFDVGANLGGLSVTLSRLVGPFGKVISFEVSPRIIPQLIANLNYWACKNVFIIPKAAWNTSGEQIPLYFGGEHYADTVMEGHADFNNGAPSYIADTVALDDIVGAIGLPPSVVKMDIEGAEQEALKGFINTLNSHHPALILEMDGADASLQEWLADKGYHLYLADNYEKLEKPVGSRLMNVIAIHQDDTKNNSYYNSIVKTPVLVMDHSEWRADSDGFYFKSSQLQAGRYVLSFVPTQEAVCDHSKAELSVLEGERLESKSYHNSPWSHLSQSYTDQPFHLKRDNSITIRLKFSEQKDLNNVFKSMSLLRVDSNQSPWADKKRVIF, from the coding sequence ATGCGTAACGCTTTAAAAACTCTCGCTTTGAAGGTACCGGGTATTAGTAAATTAGCTTTTGATCATCAACGTATTTCGAGGTTGGAGTCTACATTGACTAGTCTCCAAAATAACCAAGGATCAACTCATGCCGCAAATATTCCACAATTATGGCAGGGTTTCGATCAATATGAGACATCAGTCGTATTAGCTCTACGGGATTTAATCTCACCAGGTGAACTTGTTTTTGACGTAGGAGCAAATCTTGGTGGATTATCAGTTACTCTCTCCAGGCTTGTTGGTCCATTCGGAAAAGTAATTTCGTTTGAAGTGAGTCCTCGCATCATTCCGCAGCTAATTGCAAACCTGAATTACTGGGCGTGCAAAAATGTATTTATTATACCGAAGGCTGCTTGGAACACGTCAGGTGAGCAAATACCGCTGTATTTTGGGGGGGAGCACTATGCAGATACAGTGATGGAAGGACATGCTGATTTTAACAATGGTGCCCCCAGTTATATCGCGGATACTGTGGCGCTTGATGATATTGTAGGTGCTATCGGGTTACCACCATCAGTCGTTAAGATGGATATTGAAGGAGCTGAGCAAGAGGCTTTAAAAGGGTTTATCAATACTCTTAACTCCCATCACCCGGCTTTGATACTCGAAATGGATGGTGCGGACGCCAGTCTACAAGAGTGGTTAGCTGACAAAGGGTATCATTTATATTTGGCTGATAATTACGAAAAACTTGAGAAGCCTGTGGGTTCCAGGTTGATGAATGTGATTGCAATTCACCAAGATGATACAAAAAATAACAGCTATTATAATAGTATAGTGAAAACACCAGTACTTGTAATGGATCACTCTGAATGGAGGGCCGATTCTGATGGTTTTTACTTTAAAAGTTCCCAGCTTCAAGCTGGTAGATATGTTTTATCATTTGTCCCGACTCAAGAAGCCGTTTGTGACCATTCCAAAGCCGAGTTATCTGTTTTGGAAGGAGAAAGATTGGAAAGCAAAAGTTATCATAACTCTCCCTGGTCTCATTTATCTCAATCGTATACCGATCAACCATTCCACTTGAAAAGGGATAATTCAATAACCATTCGACTTAAATTCAGCGAACAAAAAGACCTTAACAATGTATTTAAATCGATGTCGTTGTTAAGAGTGGATTCGAATCAGTCTCCTTGGGCAGATAAAAAACGAGTCATTTTTTAA
- a CDS encoding thioredoxin domain-containing protein, with the protein MNPPGTSTSNGDDQVIRNHRRKLRWFTLPALTALWLGLVGIGMSAMWKYQTTPGEVTQPPRQWPANSQIERNTNRATLVMFAHPHCPCTRASINELALIMAHCAGKLDARVLFFKPTDFPKNWEQTDLWFSAEDIPDVKVFDDQDGSEAERFHAKTSGYTLLFDTEGQLLFRGGITGSRGHAGENVGRSTIESILISGASGTGQTFTFGCPLLGKKDTCDKEHQ; encoded by the coding sequence ATGAATCCACCAGGGACAAGTACATCCAATGGCGACGATCAAGTCATCCGAAATCATAGACGGAAACTTCGGTGGTTTACCTTACCTGCTCTGACAGCCCTCTGGCTTGGTCTGGTGGGAATCGGTATGTCAGCCATGTGGAAATATCAGACGACTCCAGGCGAAGTCACTCAACCTCCCCGACAATGGCCTGCCAATAGTCAAATTGAGCGAAACACAAATCGCGCAACCCTCGTGATGTTTGCTCATCCTCACTGCCCCTGCACTCGGGCCAGCATTAATGAGCTGGCACTGATCATGGCACATTGTGCTGGAAAGTTAGATGCCCGAGTACTGTTCTTTAAGCCAACTGACTTCCCCAAAAATTGGGAGCAGACAGACCTCTGGTTTTCCGCAGAGGACATCCCCGACGTCAAAGTTTTTGATGATCAAGATGGTTCCGAAGCAGAGCGATTTCATGCAAAGACTTCGGGATACACATTGCTATTTGACACAGAGGGGCAACTGTTGTTCCGTGGCGGTATTACAGGATCACGCGGACATGCTGGCGAAAATGTTGGCAGGAGTACCATTGAGTCGATCTTGATAAGTGGTGCATCAGGAACCGGTCAGACTTTCACTTTCGGCTGCCCCTTATTGGGAAAAAAAGACACTTGCGATAAGGAGCATCAATAA
- a CDS encoding TylF/MycF/NovP-related O-methyltransferase — protein sequence MLLRKYKTFRSLITHLKRLPALETKVKELDKKTSPNGTSSNPSQIQSKVTTTPQTQTDYQSWMNSAINGNPPKPGFWIYSSWGPETPYYSMVMDAARKAEFNYARELISDATFKDIPGAIVEFGVFEGDWLEQLAEAQDLNSNHREIWGFDSFQGLPKTTEHDLDCWSEGQYAADYASVSKRLKCEQRPHIHLIKGWFSESFKQPEVQSIEKIAFARVDCDLYEPAVECLEYLENRLVDGAILVFDDWTWNLDKGETKAFKEWVEKDCKLHFEFLCYNCNGHLYLRVSKQ from the coding sequence ATGTTGTTACGAAAGTATAAAACGTTTCGGTCTCTTATTACCCACCTCAAGCGTTTACCTGCTCTTGAAACTAAAGTAAAAGAGCTTGATAAGAAGACATCCCCCAATGGTACGAGTTCGAATCCAAGCCAGATTCAGTCAAAAGTAACTACAACTCCACAAACACAAACGGATTATCAAAGCTGGATGAATTCAGCGATTAACGGGAATCCCCCAAAACCTGGGTTTTGGATTTATTCATCATGGGGGCCGGAGACTCCATATTATAGCATGGTTATGGATGCCGCCCGGAAAGCAGAATTCAATTATGCGCGGGAGCTCATCAGCGATGCTACTTTCAAAGATATTCCTGGTGCCATTGTTGAGTTTGGGGTATTCGAAGGGGATTGGCTTGAACAGCTGGCAGAGGCCCAGGATTTAAATTCGAATCACCGAGAGATTTGGGGCTTTGATAGCTTTCAAGGTTTGCCAAAAACAACTGAGCATGATTTAGATTGTTGGAGCGAAGGACAGTATGCTGCAGACTATGCCAGTGTGAGCAAAAGGCTAAAGTGTGAACAGCGTCCCCACATACATCTGATAAAGGGATGGTTTTCTGAAAGCTTTAAACAGCCAGAAGTCCAGTCCATCGAAAAGATTGCCTTTGCACGCGTTGACTGTGACCTGTATGAACCAGCTGTTGAATGTCTAGAGTATTTAGAAAACCGCTTAGTCGATGGTGCGATACTTGTTTTTGATGACTGGACATGGAATCTCGACAAAGGGGAAACGAAGGCCTTTAAGGAATGGGTAGAAAAAGATTGCAAACTTCATTTTGAATTCCTTTGCTACAATTGTAACGGCCATTTGTATTTGAGAGTCAGTAAACAATAA